CCGGTTCGCTGCCGTTCGTGCCACCGGTGGTGGGGCGGGAGCTTCCGGGCTGTTTCACCTACCGCACCCTGGATGATTTGACAGCGATCGAACGTGCTTCCCGTGCGAACCGTCCGGGAATCGTCGTCGGAGGCGGACTGCTGGGGCTGGAAGCCGCCAACGCACTGCGGCTGTTGGGGATGCGGCCGCACGTGGTCGAGACCGCCGAGCATCTGCTGCCGGTGCAGCTCGACCGCGGTGGTGGGCGCGTGCTGGCGAACATGGTGGGAGAGCTGGGCGTCCACGTGCACTGCGGCACCATCGTGCGCTCGGTGCACGCCGATCGCACGGGGCGGGTCGCCGAGGTGCGGCTGTCCGACGACAGCACGCTCGAAGCCGATCTCGTCGTGTTCTCAGCCGGAATCCGGCCACGGGATGAGCTCGCCGAAAGCTGCGGGCTGGAACGCGGCACGCGGGGCGGGTTCCTCGTCGACGATCGTTGTCGAACCGCGGACGAGCGCATCTGGGCCGTGGGTGAGTGCGCGGCGGTGGAAGGACGTTGCTACGGGCTGGTCGCTCCCGGCTATCGCATGGCCGAGGTGGTCGCCGAGCAGCTCACGAAACCCGGTGGCCCGACGACGGGATTCTCCGGCTACGACATGTCGGCCAAGTTGAAGTCGCTGGGGGTCGACGTCGCTGGGGTGGGGGACGTGCACGGCCGCACCGAGGGCGCGATGGAGTTCGTGCGGGAGAACCGGGAGGCCGGAACGTACGCGAAGTTCGTGCTGGATTCGGACGGCCGAACCCTGCTGGGTGCTGTGCTGGCCGGGGACGCCCGCGCTTATCCCCTGCTACGCACGCTGCTCGGACGACGACTGCCGCGAAGCCCCGAACGGATCCTGGACTCCCCGGAACTCGGTGACCGCCCCCGGGCCGGTGTGTAGAGAGAGACAGTCGCCGGGTGCGCGTGGTCGGCGCGCGCCGGACTCCGGGCGACAGGAACCCACCGGTACCCGACTGCGGGAGCGGAGGTCCCGGCCGGTCGGGACGAATACCGGGAAACGGGCCGGCGACGATCCACAAGAAAACACGCGCAAATAAATCAGGTTCCACTCGCAAGCCGCACGAAAAATCATCCCTTTTGAAGGATCTGACAGATCGTCGTTCACGGATTGGCCCGCATTCGATCACACCAGCAGGATCGAGGGCGTTATCAGGACGATTCGAGAGGAAACCAGCCATGACCAAGCTCGCCGTCATCTACTACTCGGCACACGGAAACCTCCACAAACTCGCGGTGGCGGGCGCCGCCGCCGCCGAAAAGGAGGGAGCGGAAGTGCGGTTGCGCAAAGCGGCCGAACTGACCGAGGAAACCATCGTTCCCGGAAACGACAAGTGGAACCAGGCATGGGCCCGTCATGTCGCCGAGACCGGTGACATCGACGAGGCCACGATCGATGACCTGGAGTGGGCGGACGCGGTGCTGTGGGGAACCCCCGGGCGGTACGGAATGCCCGCCGCTCCGCTCAAGCACTTCATCGATCGCACGCTGCCGTTGCACTCGCGGCGCGGCCTCGCGAACAAGGTGATGAGCTCTTTCACCTCGACCGCCACACTGCACGGTGGGCAGGAAAGCACCATTCTCGCCCTCAACAACGCGTTCTACCACTGGGGAGCGATTATAGTTCCTCCCGGTGTCGTGGATCCGGTTCAGCTCGCCCCCGAGAACGGAAATCCGTACGGCGTGAGCAGCGTATCGCGGAACGAGGCGGGAAATGTGGCCGACGACAATATCGCCGCGATCGAATCACAGGCCCGACGAACGGTGGAAATCGCCGACGCCCTGGTCCGTGGAATGCGCACCGAGTGATTCGCGCCGCGAATTCGCTCGACTCACCGACTTTCGAGGAGCCCTCAGTGGACGATTCCATGTTCGACACAGGACTCGGTCCCGCGCTGCAACAACCGCCGTGGGAGGACCTCTCCCAGTTGGAGCGGGTGCGCGAGGATCTGACCGCCCGGCCACCGCTGGTGGACCCCACCGACATACATCTGCTGCGATCCCAGCTCGCCGACGTCGCGAGAGGCGAGGCCCACGTCGTCCAGGCGGGCGACTGCGCGGAGGATCCGTCGGAAAGCACCGCGGAACACGTCTCGCGCAAGTCCGCGGTGCTGGATCTGCTCGCGGGAACGCTTCGGTTCATCACGCACACGCCCACCATCAGAGTCGGCCGTATCGCAGGGCAGTACGGCAAACCACGTTCCAACCCCACCGAGCGGGTCGGTGACACCGAACTACCGGTGTTTCGCGGACACATGGTCAACAGCCCGGAACCCGACTCCGAGAACCGACGGGCGGATCCGCTGCGTCTGCTCACCGGCTACATGGGTGCCGACAGTGTGATGCGGCATCTGGGCTGGCGCGTGCGATCCGGCGATCCCAGGATCGAGCCGCTCGTGTGGACCAGCCACGAAGCGCTGCTGTTGGACTACGAACTTCCCATGGTACGCACCGACGCCGCTGGGAACCGGGTACTGACCTCCACACACTGGCCCTGGATAGGCGAACGCACCAGACAGGTGGACGGTGCGCACGTTTCGCTGCTCGCCGAGGTGGCCAATCCGGTGGCCTGCAAGGTCGGCCCCAACATGGACATCGACGAGCTGCTCGCGCTGTGTTCGCGTCTCGACCCCGCCGGACAGCCGGGCAAACTCACTCTGATCGCTCGAATGGGCGCGGACCGTACGGCGGACCGACTGCCGCCACTAGTCGAAGCGGTACGGCTCGCCGGACACCCGGTCATCTGGCTCAGTGACCCGATGCACGGCAACACGATCAGCGCGCCGAACGGCCACAAGACGCGGTACGTGGAAGTTCTGGAACGGGAGATCGCCGCCTTCCACCAGGCAGTGACGAAGGCGGGTGGCACAGCGGGAGGGGTGCACCTGGAGACGACACCGGACTCGGTGACCGAATGCGTCGCGGGGCCCGGCGAGGCCGAGGCAGCTGGGCGGATCTACACCAGCCACTGCGATCCCCGGCTCACGCCGGAACAGGCTATCTCGGTGGTCTCTTCGTGGCCGAGTCGACGGCCGCTGTTCTCGGACGGGACGCTGTCTCCCCTGTTGAACGCGAGGAGCGCTGACTGATGCACCACGGAGTAGCACTGGTAACCGGAGCAGCAGGCGGCATCGGAGCGGCCGTGGCACAGGAGCTGTCCCTGCGGGGCGTCCGGGTGGCGGCGCTGGACCGGGACGGTGAACGGCTGCGGGAGACGGTGGAGAAGCTTACCGCCGAGGGACTGCCCGTGACGGCCTTTCCCTCCGACGTAACCGGAACATCGGAGGTCCGCTCCACCGTCGACGAGGTGGAAGGCTCCCTGGGGGCGATCGAGCATCTGGTCAACGCGGCCGGTGTCCTCCGCACGGGAAGGGTCACCGAACTGTCCGATGAGGACTGGGAGTGCGCTTTCGCGGTCAACGCCGGCGGAGTCTTCCGACTCTCTCGGGAAGTCGTCGACCGAATGATTCCGCGCGGAAGTGGTTCGATCGTCACCGTCGCCTCGAACGCCGCGGCCACACCGCGTGCCGAGATGGCCGCCTACGCGGCGTCCAAAGCCGCGGCCACGATGTTCACGAAAAGTCTCGGGCTGGAGGTAGCCCGGCACGGCATCAGGTGCAACATCGTGGCGCCCGGATCGACCGACACACCGATGCTCCGTTCGATGTGGCACGACTCGTCCGGAGCCGACTCGACGATCGAGGGACGTCCCGAGGTGTTCCGGGTGGGCATCCCGCTGGGAAAGCTGGGGGCCACGAAGGACGTCGCCGAGGCGGTCGGCTTCCTGCTCTCCGATTCCGCCTCCCAGATCACCATGCACACCCTCACGGTGGACGGCGGAGCCGCACTCGGCGCTTCCTGGTAGGACTCCGTTCCCCGACCGACCGGGATGACCGAAAGGCGGATCACCCCGGGTGAGACGGCTTTCGCACGGACCAGTGAGTCAGCGAGGACATACCAGAGAGGACATCATGGCCGGAATTCCGACCACCCACGCCTATCGGATGCCGACAGCCGTGGAACTTCCCGGCAACACCGCGCCGTGGACCGTCGATCCGACACGCGCGGTGTTGCTGGTACACGACATGCAGCGATACTTCCTCGAACCGCTTCCCCCGAACCCGCGCACGGAGCTGGTGGACAACGCGGTCCGGTTGCGGCAGAACTGCGCGGAACTCGGCATCCCGGTCGTCTACACCGCGCAACCGGGGAACATGACAGCCGAGCAGCGCGGACTGCTGCGGGACTTCTGGGGTCCGGGCATGCGCACCTCACCGGAGGACCGGGAGGTCGTGGACCAGCTCGCCCCCGGTGACAACGACCGAATCCTCACGAAGTGGCGCTACAGCGCCTTCTTCGATTCCGGACTGTTGGCGGAGCTGCGCTCCGCCGGCCGGGACCAGCTGATCCTGTGCGGCGTTTACGCGCACATCGGTGTGCTGATCACCGCGGTCGAGTCCTACAGCAACGACGTACAGACGTTCCTCGCCGCCGACGCCGTCGCTGACTTCTCGTGGGAACGGCATCACATGGCCCTCGACTACGCGGCCCGTTGCTGCGCCGTCGTCACTACGGTCAAGGAGGCCCTCGCATGACTTCCCGGAACTCGGTCGACCCGCTGGACGAGATCACCGGCGACCACCCCCCGCCGTTCGCGCTGCTGTATCGCCCTGACAGCTCGCCGGGTGTGGTGGAGATATTCACCGGCGAGATCTCCCGACTCGCCGAACTGGCGGAGATACCGGTGCCCGAATGCGAGGAAGCACCTGGCGAACCACGCGCGGACACGCTGGTCATGGTCCCGTTCCGGCAGATCTCCGAACGCGGTTACGAGTGTCTGGACGACGGGGAACCGCTGCTCGCCATGAGCGTCGAGGAGCACCACCGCATCGGCCTGCCCGAGGCCATGCGGCGGTTGCCGGACGAGCCGATACACCTCGGGCAGGAATCGTTCGACACGGACGACGGCGAGTACGCCGAGATCGTGCGCGACATCGTGAACGACCGGATCGGAACGGGTGAGGGAGCGAACTTCGTCATCAAGCGCTCCTTCACGGCGACCCTGGAGGATTACACATCACGGAGCGCGCTCACCTTCTTCCGCAGACTGCTGGAAGGAGAAACCGGCGCTTACTGGACGTTCATGCTGCACACCGGGGATCGAACTTTCGTGGGTGCCACCCCGGAACGGCACATCAGCGTGCAGGACGGCACCGCCGTGCTGAACCCGATCAGCGGCACTTACCGCTATCCGGAGTCCGGCCCCGAGCTCGGGGAGATCATGGAATTCCTTGGCGACCGCAAGGAATCGGACGAGCTCTGCATGGTCGTCGACGAGGAACTGAAGATGATGGCGCGCATCTCCCACGAGGGAGGACGCGTCATCGGGCCCTATCTCAAGGAGATGGCCCGGCTCGCACATACCGAGTACTTCATCGAGGGACGCACCGACAGCGATCCCAGGGAGATCCTGCGCGAGACCATGTTCGCGCCCACGGTGACGGGCAGCCCGCTGGAAAGCGCGTGTCGTGTCATCGCGCGGCACGAGCCGAGGGGACGCGGTTATTACAGCGGAATAGTCGGCCTCATCGGCAGGGACGCACAGGGACGGCACCTCCTGGACTCCTCGATACTCATCCGCACCGCCGACATCGACGCCACGGGGCGCATGAGCATCGGCGTGGGCGGCACCTTGGTTCGCCACTCCGATCCCGTCTCGGAGGTCGCGGAGACGCGGGCGAAGGCCGCGGGGCTGCTGAACGCGTTGCGCACCGAGAGCACCAGGGGCTTCGCCGCGCATCCGGACGTGCGCGCGACGCTGCGTCGACGCAACGACAATCTCGCCGATTTCTGGCTGTCGGAGCGGATGGGGCATTCGGGCGAGATGTCGGACCTGGCGGGCAGAAGTGTGCTGGTGATCGATGCCGAGGACACGTTCACGGCGATGCTGCGCCATCAGCTCGGCAGTCTCGGGCTGCACGTGACCGTCCGCCGATTCGACGAGACTCACTCGCCTGGGGAGTACGACCTGGTGGTGCTCGGACCCGGCCCGGGAGATCCGACCGATACGGAGCACCCGAAGATCAACGGGCTGCACGAGACGGCCCGGGAACTGCTCGCCACCGGGAAACCGTTCCTCGCCATATGTCTGAGCCACCAGGTGGTCGGCATGGCCGCGGGAATCACCACGAAACGCAGACCGGTGCCGAATCAGGGAACACAGCGTCGGATCGACCTGTTCGGAGCCGCGGAGGTCGTCGGCTTCTACAACACTTTCGCGGGTTACTGCGCGGCGGACCGGATCGACCATCCGAGTTGGGGAGTCGTCGACGTCAGCCGGGATCCCGAGACCGGGGAAGTGCACGCGCTGTGCGGTCGGGATTTCGCTTCGATTCAGTTCCACCCCGAATCGGTGCTCACCCTGGACGGCGTGCGCATCGTCCGCGATCTGCTTACCGGTCTCGTGCCCCGTCGGCCGCGCCACCACGGCGAAACAAACCTCGAAGAATTCCAAAGAACCATCACCACGGTCGCGAACTGACATACTCTTCTGACCGCCCTCGCGGG
This portion of the Actinopolyspora lacussalsi genome encodes:
- a CDS encoding NAD(P)H dehydrogenase (quinone) (product_source=KO:K03809; cath_funfam=3.40.50.360; cog=COG0655; ko=KO:K03809; pfam=PF03358; superfamily=52218) — protein: MTKLAVIYYSAHGNLHKLAVAGAAAAEKEGAEVRLRKAAELTEETIVPGNDKWNQAWARHVAETGDIDEATIDDLEWADAVLWGTPGRYGMPAAPLKHFIDRTLPLHSRRGLANKVMSSFTSTATLHGGQESTILALNNAFYHWGAIIVPPGVVDPVQLAPENGNPYGVSSVSRNEAGNVADDNIAAIESQARRTVEIADALVRGMRTE
- a CDS encoding 2,3-dihydro-2,3-dihydroxybenzoate dehydrogenase (product_source=KO:K00216; cath_funfam=3.40.50.720; cog=COG1028; ko=KO:K00216; pfam=PF13561; superfamily=51735; tigrfam=TIGR04316); protein product: MHHGVALVTGAAGGIGAAVAQELSLRGVRVAALDRDGERLRETVEKLTAEGLPVTAFPSDVTGTSEVRSTVDEVEGSLGAIEHLVNAAGVLRTGRVTELSDEDWECAFAVNAGGVFRLSREVVDRMIPRGSGSIVTVASNAAATPRAEMAAYAASKAAATMFTKSLGLEVARHGIRCNIVAPGSTDTPMLRSMWHDSSGADSTIEGRPEVFRVGIPLGKLGATKDVAEAVGFLLSDSASQITMHTLTVDGGAALGASW
- a CDS encoding nitrite reductase (NADH) large subunit (product_source=KO:K00362; cath_funfam=3.50.50.60; cog=COG1251; ko=KO:K00362; pfam=PF07992; superfamily=51905,55424); protein product: MTRTLVTIGYGMVGHRLVEEMRRRDPERLWRVVVLGEEARPAYDRVSLSSYFDGRRAADLTLADSGIASDPRVELRLDTGVSTIDRQSRTVTCADGSTIGYDALVLATGSLPFVPPVVGRELPGCFTYRTLDDLTAIERASRANRPGIVVGGGLLGLEAANALRLLGMRPHVVETAEHLLPVQLDRGGGRVLANMVGELGVHVHCGTIVRSVHADRTGRVAEVRLSDDSTLEADLVVFSAGIRPRDELAESCGLERGTRGGFLVDDRCRTADERIWAVGECAAVEGRCYGLVAPGYRMAEVVAEQLTKPGGPTTGFSGYDMSAKLKSLGVDVAGVGDVHGRTEGAMEFVRENREAGTYAKFVLDSDGRTLLGAVLAGDARAYPLLRTLLGRRLPRSPERILDSPELGDRPRAGV
- a CDS encoding phenazine biosynthesis protein phzE (product_source=KO:K13063; cath_funfam=3.40.50.880,3.60.120.10; cog=COG0147,COG0512; ko=KO:K13063; pfam=PF00117,PF00425; superfamily=52317,56322), with the protein product MTSRNSVDPLDEITGDHPPPFALLYRPDSSPGVVEIFTGEISRLAELAEIPVPECEEAPGEPRADTLVMVPFRQISERGYECLDDGEPLLAMSVEEHHRIGLPEAMRRLPDEPIHLGQESFDTDDGEYAEIVRDIVNDRIGTGEGANFVIKRSFTATLEDYTSRSALTFFRRLLEGETGAYWTFMLHTGDRTFVGATPERHISVQDGTAVLNPISGTYRYPESGPELGEIMEFLGDRKESDELCMVVDEELKMMARISHEGGRVIGPYLKEMARLAHTEYFIEGRTDSDPREILRETMFAPTVTGSPLESACRVIARHEPRGRGYYSGIVGLIGRDAQGRHLLDSSILIRTADIDATGRMSIGVGGTLVRHSDPVSEVAETRAKAAGLLNALRTESTRGFAAHPDVRATLRRRNDNLADFWLSERMGHSGEMSDLAGRSVLVIDAEDTFTAMLRHQLGSLGLHVTVRRFDETHSPGEYDLVVLGPGPGDPTDTEHPKINGLHETARELLATGKPFLAICLSHQVVGMAAGITTKRRPVPNQGTQRRIDLFGAAEVVGFYNTFAGYCAADRIDHPSWGVVDVSRDPETGEVHALCGRDFASIQFHPESVLTLDGVRIVRDLLTGLVPRRPRHHGETNLEEFQRTITTVAN
- a CDS encoding isochorismate hydrolase (product_source=COG1535; cath_funfam=3.40.50.850; cog=COG1535; pfam=PF00857; superfamily=52499), coding for MAGIPTTHAYRMPTAVELPGNTAPWTVDPTRAVLLVHDMQRYFLEPLPPNPRTELVDNAVRLRQNCAELGIPVVYTAQPGNMTAEQRGLLRDFWGPGMRTSPEDREVVDQLAPGDNDRILTKWRYSAFFDSGLLAELRSAGRDQLILCGVYAHIGVLITAVESYSNDVQTFLAADAVADFSWERHHMALDYAARCCAVVTTVKEALA
- a CDS encoding 3-deoxy-7-phosphoheptulonate synthase (product_source=KO:K01626; cog=COG3200; ko=KO:K01626; pfam=PF01474; superfamily=51569); the encoded protein is MDDSMFDTGLGPALQQPPWEDLSQLERVREDLTARPPLVDPTDIHLLRSQLADVARGEAHVVQAGDCAEDPSESTAEHVSRKSAVLDLLAGTLRFITHTPTIRVGRIAGQYGKPRSNPTERVGDTELPVFRGHMVNSPEPDSENRRADPLRLLTGYMGADSVMRHLGWRVRSGDPRIEPLVWTSHEALLLDYELPMVRTDAAGNRVLTSTHWPWIGERTRQVDGAHVSLLAEVANPVACKVGPNMDIDELLALCSRLDPAGQPGKLTLIARMGADRTADRLPPLVEAVRLAGHPVIWLSDPMHGNTISAPNGHKTRYVEVLEREIAAFHQAVTKAGGTAGGVHLETTPDSVTECVAGPGEAEAAGRIYTSHCDPRLTPEQAISVVSSWPSRRPLFSDGTLSPLLNARSAD